One Parageobacillus sp. KH3-4 genomic region harbors:
- a CDS encoding protein prkA — MHADPLHLIPHHLRDDFYKEYGIRIEGDLSPLNMMRLEKEYGGRIEDVMVERIFFSENKRVGIGTFSPSDPKSQDIADLTGSIDFSTIAQYGSESDPRAYRFDGELNKANRGIMEFQEMLKCDEKFLWHLLSLTQEGNFKAGRFALISADELIIAHTNETEYRSFIANKKNEALHSRIIVMPIPYNLRVSEEERIYEKMIRESDVADVHIAPHTLRIAAMFTILTRLKESKRPDVDLIKKMRLYDGEMVEGFNEVDVEELRKEHPDEGMSGIDPRYVINRISSCIIRKEVPSINALDVLRSLKEGLDQHPSISKEDKERYLNFISLVRKEYDEIAKQEVQKAFVYSYEESAKTLMDNYLDNVEAYCNKTKLRDPLTGEEMNPDEKLMRSIEEQIGISENAKKAFREEILIRISAYARKGQKFDYNSHERLREAIQKKLFADLKDIVKITTSTKTPDEQQLKKINEVVARLIDEYGYNSTSANELLRYVGSLLNR; from the coding sequence ATGCACGCAGACCCCCTCCATTTAATTCCCCATCACTTGCGCGATGACTTTTATAAAGAATACGGGATCCGCATTGAAGGGGACCTTTCGCCGTTAAACATGATGAGATTGGAAAAGGAATATGGTGGGCGTATTGAAGATGTCATGGTCGAGAGAATTTTCTTCTCGGAAAATAAACGAGTCGGCATCGGGACGTTCAGCCCGTCGGACCCAAAATCGCAGGATATTGCCGATCTTACAGGAAGCATTGATTTTTCAACTATCGCTCAGTACGGTTCAGAATCAGACCCGCGCGCCTATCGATTTGATGGTGAGTTAAACAAAGCGAATCGCGGAATTATGGAATTTCAAGAAATGCTCAAATGCGATGAAAAGTTTCTCTGGCATCTGCTTTCTTTGACGCAAGAAGGAAATTTCAAAGCGGGGCGGTTTGCGCTTATTAGCGCTGATGAGTTAATTATCGCCCATACGAACGAAACGGAATATCGTTCTTTTATCGCGAACAAAAAGAATGAAGCGCTTCATTCGCGGATCATCGTCATGCCGATTCCGTACAATTTGCGCGTGTCAGAAGAAGAGCGAATTTATGAAAAGATGATTCGCGAAAGCGATGTCGCTGATGTCCATATTGCTCCGCATACGCTGCGAATCGCCGCAATGTTTACGATTTTAACGAGATTGAAAGAATCGAAACGGCCGGACGTCGATTTAATTAAGAAAATGCGCCTTTACGACGGCGAAATGGTCGAAGGATTTAATGAAGTAGATGTCGAGGAATTGAGAAAGGAACATCCAGATGAAGGAATGAGCGGAATCGATCCCCGCTATGTCATTAACCGCATTTCCTCATGCATTATCCGCAAAGAAGTTCCGTCGATTAACGCATTAGACGTATTGCGATCCTTAAAAGAGGGGCTTGACCAGCATCCGTCCATTTCGAAAGAAGATAAAGAGAGATATTTAAATTTTATTTCGCTTGTTCGCAAAGAATACGACGAAATCGCCAAGCAAGAAGTGCAAAAGGCGTTCGTTTACTCATATGAGGAATCGGCGAAAACATTGATGGATAATTATTTGGATAATGTGGAGGCGTACTGCAATAAAACAAAACTGCGCGATCCGCTGACAGGGGAGGAAATGAATCCAGACGAAAAACTCATGCGCTCGATCGAAGAGCAAATCGGCATTTCGGAAAACGCGAAGAAGGCGTTTCGCGAAGAAATTTTGATTCGCATTTCTGCCTATGCGCGGAAAGGACAAAAGTTTGATTACAATTCGCATGAACGGTTGCGAGAGGCGATTCAGAAGAAATTATTTGCTGATTTAAAAGATATTGTAAAAATAACCACTTCCACCAAAACTCCGGATGAGCAACAGTTAAAGAAAATTAATGAAGTTGTGGCGCGTTTGATCGATGAATATGGCTATAATTCTACGTCAGCAAACGAACTGCTTCGCTATGTCGGCAGTTTATTAAATCGATAG
- a CDS encoding L,D-transpeptidase: protein MARWIDISTSKHQLKLYDGNKLIKVYPIAVGKMLTPTPSGVYTIINKQRNPGGAFGVLWMGLSKPHYGIHGTNNPSSIGKNVSHGCIRMYNRDVMELSSMVPIGTRVSIHK from the coding sequence ATGGCACGCTGGATCGACATATCCACAAGCAAACATCAATTAAAACTTTATGATGGTAATAAGTTAATAAAAGTGTATCCCATTGCTGTTGGCAAAATGTTAACCCCAACACCTTCAGGAGTATATACAATTATCAATAAACAACGCAACCCCGGAGGTGCTTTCGGAGTATTGTGGATGGGGTTGTCAAAGCCTCATTATGGAATACATGGAACAAACAACCCTTCTTCTATCGGTAAGAATGTGTCACATGGATGCATTAGAATGTATAACCGTGATGTTATGGAATTGTCATCAATGGTTCCTATTGGAACACGTGTCTCTATTCATAAATGA
- a CDS encoding S8 family peptidase: protein MKFKAIVSLSLAVSMSLFPFLVEAASNDGVESPKTVSEINVSHEKGAYVQGEVIVQFKEQVNAEEKAKALKEVGATAVPDNDRVKSKFNVLKVGNVEAVVKALNNNPLVEYAEPNYLFNAAWTPNDTYYQGYQYGPQNTYTDYAWDVTKGSSGQEIAVIDTGVDYTHPDLDGKVIKGYDFVDNDYDPMDLNNHGTHVAGIAAAETNNATGIAGMAPNTRILAVRALDRNGSGTLSDIADAIIYAADSGAEVINLSLGCDCHTTTLENAVNYAWNKGSVVVAAAGNNGSSTTFEPASYENVIAVGAVDQYDRLASFSNYGTWVDVVAPGVDIVSTITGNRYAYMSGTSMASPHVAGLAALLASQGRNNIEIRQAIEQTADKISGTGTYFKYGRINSYNAVTY, encoded by the coding sequence ATGAAGTTTAAAGCGATTGTTAGTTTATCCCTCGCTGTTTCCATGTCACTTTTTCCATTCCTTGTGGAAGCAGCCTCTAATGATGGGGTAGAATCTCCAAAAACCGTTTCCGAAATTAACGTGTCTCATGAAAAAGGAGCATATGTCCAGGGAGAAGTCATTGTCCAATTCAAAGAACAAGTAAATGCTGAAGAAAAGGCAAAGGCATTAAAAGAAGTTGGGGCAACGGCGGTTCCAGATAATGATCGAGTTAAATCTAAATTTAATGTACTAAAAGTAGGAAATGTGGAAGCTGTTGTGAAAGCATTAAATAATAACCCGTTAGTAGAATACGCAGAGCCAAACTATTTATTTAATGCAGCTTGGACTCCAAATGATACGTACTATCAGGGTTATCAATATGGTCCACAAAATACGTATACCGACTATGCTTGGGATGTTACAAAAGGCAGTAGCGGTCAAGAGATTGCTGTTATTGATACAGGTGTAGATTATACACATCCTGATTTAGATGGAAAAGTCATCAAAGGATATGATTTCGTAGATAATGATTACGACCCAATGGATTTGAATAATCATGGTACGCACGTAGCTGGAATAGCAGCTGCGGAAACAAACAATGCTACAGGTATTGCCGGCATGGCCCCAAACACAAGAATTTTGGCTGTGCGCGCTTTAGATCGAAATGGCAGTGGTACTCTAAGTGATATTGCCGATGCGATCATTTATGCTGCTGATTCAGGCGCTGAAGTCATTAACCTGTCACTTGGTTGTGATTGTCATACAACCACATTGGAGAATGCTGTAAACTATGCATGGAATAAGGGTTCTGTAGTAGTTGCCGCAGCCGGAAATAATGGATCCTCTACAACATTTGAACCGGCTTCTTATGAAAATGTAATTGCAGTTGGCGCAGTAGATCAATATGATCGGTTAGCATCATTCTCGAACTATGGAACATGGGTAGATGTCGTAGCTCCAGGTGTAGACATTGTCTCAACTATTACTGGTAACCGATATGCCTATATGTCGGGCACTTCCATGGCATCCCCTCATGTAGCCGGTCTTGCAGCCTTACTAGCGAGTCAAGGACGGAATAACATAGAAATTCGTCAAGCCATCGAGCAAACAGCAGACAAAATCTCCGGAACTGGAACATACTTCAAATATGGAAGAATCAATTCTTATAATGCTGTAACATATTAA
- a CDS encoding helix-turn-helix domain-containing protein — protein sequence MQYHLNSRQEVEDFIRNEVLTTSEVKEILNVTRQRLHALVSAEKLKPIKRLKSESLFLRTDIERLQAELRKARKKYRPYE from the coding sequence GTGCAATACCATCTTAATTCCCGGCAAGAAGTTGAGGACTTCATTCGAAATGAGGTCCTCACCACTTCGGAGGTGAAAGAAATTTTAAATGTTACACGACAGCGGCTTCATGCACTGGTGAGTGCAGAAAAGCTAAAGCCAATAAAACGCTTAAAAAGTGAAAGTTTATTTTTACGAACAGACATTGAACGGCTACAAGCGGAGTTACGAAAAGCACGAAAAAAATACCGACCTTATGAATGA
- a CDS encoding helix-turn-helix domain-containing protein — protein sequence MTKYSLETKLAAVRAYLEGGDSFQVTAQKHNVSVSMLKKWVMKYREHGSEAFQKMYTNYSMEFKMDVINYMNLSRQFMKIGSRGKGVERVQRELTIKRDGIFGKQTEAAVKAYQERKGLVAHGIVGLKAWNMLF from the coding sequence ATGACTAAATACAGTTTAGAAACAAAATTAGCTGCGGTGAGGGCTTATCTTGAAGGGGGAGATTCCTTTCAGGTAACCGCACAAAAGCATAATGTCAGTGTATCGATGTTAAAAAAATGGGTGATGAAGTACAGAGAACATGGATCCGAAGCATTTCAAAAAATGTATACAAATTACTCCATGGAGTTTAAAATGGACGTAATCAACTACATGAACCTATCCCGGCAATTCATGAAAATTGGATCACGTGGAAAAGGTGTTGAGAGAGTCCAACGAGAGCTAACAATCAAGAGAGACGGCATCTTCGGTAAACAAACTGAGGCTGCGGTAAAAGCGTATCAAGAGCGGAAAGGGCTTGTTGCACACGGAATCGTCGGACTGAAAGCATGGAATATGCTTTTTTAG